DNA from Planctomycetia bacterium:
GCGCAAACGCGGATCAGCGGCGTCGACATCGACGGCAAGCAAATTCGCAAGGGCGCCGCCGAGGCCATCGAACAATTCGTCAGCGAACGCGGCGGCCGCTATCCGGCGGAACTGAAACAGCAGGTCGAAGAGATTGCGCGACGCGGCGGCACGCCGCTGGTCGTGGCCGAGAATGATCGGCCGCTGGGCGTGATTTACTTGAAAGACATTGTGAAGGGCGGCATCCGCGAGCGTTTCGCCGAGCTCCGACGCATGGGCATCAAGACCGTGATGATCACCGGCGACAATCCACTCACCGCCGCGGCGATTGCGGCCGAAGCGGGCGTCGATGATTTTCTCGCGCAAGCCACGCCCGAGGCGAAGCTCAAGATGATCCGCGAGTACCAGGCCGGTGGGCGGCTGGTGGCAATGACCGGCGACGGCACCAACGATTCGCCGGCGCTCGCGCAAGCGGACGTGGCCGTGGCGATGAACTCCGGCACGCAGGCTGCGAAAGAGGCCGGCAATATGGTCGATCTGGATTCGAATCCGACGAAATTGATCGAAATTGTGGAGATCGGCAAGCAACTGCTGATGACGCGCGGCGCGCTGACGACGTTCAGCATCGCCAATGACGTCGCCAAGTATTTCGCCATCATTCCGGCGGCGTTCGCGACGACCTACCCCGTACTCAACCGATTGAACATCATGCACCTGGCGACGCCTTCGAGCGCAATCCTCGCGGCGGTGATCTTCAACGCTTTGATTATCGTGCTGTTGATTCCCTTGGCGCTACGCGGCGTGCGCTACCGCGCGGTCGGCGCCGCGACATTGCTGCGCGACAACCTGTTGATCTACGGCCTCGGCGGCCTGATCGTTCCGTTCATCGGAATCAAGCTGGTCGACCTGGCGCTGGTGGCTCTTCACATCGCGTGAAGACTATACGAGTCGCTCATCTTTTTCACAAAGTCCATTCCCATGTTTCGCTCAGTACGTACCGCCGTCATCGTCTATTCCGTCCTCACGCTCATCACCGGCGTAGTGTATCCGCTTGTCATCACCGGCGTTTCCCAAGTGCTGTTTCACGATCAAGCGAACGGCAGCGTCCTGCTGCGCGGCGAGACGGCCGTAGGCTCATCGTTGATCGGCCAAGCGTTCGATGACCCGCGTTACTTTTGGGGCCGACCATCGGCCACGAGTCCAGCGTACAACGGCGCCGCATCGTCCGGCAGTAACTTGGGCCCGACCAACCCGGCGCTGCTCGACGCCGTCGCGGAACGCGTCAGCACCCTTCGCGCCGCACATCCCACCCAGACCGGCGCGATTCCTGGCGATTTGGTCACCGCCTCGGCTAGCGGACTCGATCCGCACATCAGCCCGGCCGCGGCGCAATTTCAGATCGATCGCGTCGCTACGGCCCGAGGTCTTCCCGTCGATCAAATCACGGCCCTTGTCGCCGCTCACACCCAATCGCGCACGTTCGGAATGCTCGGCGAGCCACGCGTCA
Protein-coding regions in this window:
- the kdpC gene encoding potassium-transporting ATPase subunit KdpC, translating into MFRSVRTAVIVYSVLTLITGVVYPLVITGVSQVLFHDQANGSVLLRGETAVGSSLIGQAFDDPRYFWGRPSATSPAYNGAASSGSNLGPTNPALLDAVAERVSTLRAAHPTQTGAIPGDLVTASASGLDPHISPAAAQFQIDRVATARGLPVDQITALVAAHTQSRTFGMLGEPRVNVLELNLALDTVHRP